The Acidobacteriota bacterium genomic sequence TTGTGTTTGAGAGCGATATAGAGGAGCTCGACGTCTCCCGAAAAACTGTCATCCGTGACCAGGGGAAACAGCGCATCAGCGACGGGGCCACGAAATCCCTTCAATCCGCATTGGCTGTCGAAGAGTCCGCCGGTGACCAGCAGCCGGACGCAGTGGCTGAAAACTCGACTGCTGAGCTTGCGTGCGACTCGGCTGTCGGACAAGGAGGTTGATTCCGGGAGGGTGCGATCGCCGACAACAACGTCGTAGGCGCGACGGTCGATCAGGTCTGAAATGTACGGTACAGCCTCCAGATCGTAGGGAAGATCGGCATCGGTGAAGACCTTGCACGATCCGGTAGCGATTGCCATACCTGCCTTGACGGCGCCGAGCTTTCCGAGGTTTTCCGGTAGTGTGACCAGGTGTACGCGGTCGCTCACCAATGGCTCGATCACCGATGCCGTACCGTCGGTGGAGCCGTCGTCGACCACGACAAGCTCGAACTCCGGACACGTTCGATTGAGATACCGGCAAGCTTCATTGACAGAATCTGCAACGAAGCCGGCGCCGTCGTGGACCGGTATGACCAGGGAAACCGCCGGCTTCGGCTGTCTCTGATCCAGCTTCTTCTCTGAATCCTCCATCAATCTCACGCTACCGGTTTCTGGTTGACGCTGCAAGCTGTACAACCCTTTCGGTCGCTGCAGCATCTCATTGGTATGGAACGAGAGAATTCGCAAAGGAGATTCATGATGAACCTGAAATCGAAGTGTGCGATCGTCATGAGCCTGGTGATGGCTGCAGTGGGAACGGCTGCGGCTGGCTCGGAATTCGAAGAGATCATCGACCGGAGCTTTCCGCTTGCCGAGGGTGGCGTGGTGGCGCTGGAGAACATCAACGGTGATGTCAGCATCGAGGTCTGGGACAGTGCTGAGGTACGGATGTTCGCGGTCAAGAAGGCGAGTTCGCAAGAGCTTCTCGACGGGCTCGAGATCAAGGTTGACGCGGATGGGAGGTCGGTACGGATCGACACCGAGTATCCGTCGATGCGCGACTACGAACACGAATCTGGCACCTTCATGCGGGTGGAATTCACGTTGACCGTTCCGAAGACCGCTCGGCTCGATGACGTCGATCTGGTCAACGGCAATCTGCAGGTCGTCGGAGTCGAGGGCGGAATCTCTGTCGGGACCGTGAACGGCAATATCGATGTCCGGGATTGTGCCGGCGACGCGGAACTCGGCACTGTGAATGGGACCATAGAGGCCTATATCAACAGTCTCGACCTTGGTGGTGAGCTTGAGATGGAATCGGTCAATGGTCGCCTGGATCTCTATCTCGCATCGTCGATCAGCGCTGATCTTCGGGCTGAGTCTGTCAACGGCAGCCTGAAAAACGATTTCGGAATCGAGATTCACAAGGGCAAGTACGTGGGCTCGGATTTCAGCGGGAGCGTGGGTGGCGGTGGCGCGAAAGTGGAACTCGAAACCGTCAACGGGTCCATCAGCGTTCACCGCTGGTAGACGGAATATCAGGAAGTTGAAGAAAGGACCCCTCGATGGGGTCCTTTTTTCATGGAGCGAAGGTATACTCCACGCACATGAGCACGGACGAAAAGTCGGCAACTGAGGGACGGTATCGATCTGCCTCCCCGTACGAGAATCTGGTCGGGTTCTCGCGCGCCGTGCGCAGGGGGAACCGCATTGTCGTTTCAGGCACAGCTCCACTCGATTCCGAGGGGGAGACTATCGTTGGCGACGCTTACGTTCAGGCAACACGTTGCCTGGAGATCATCATGGAGGCCATCGAGGCGCTGGGTGGGACCCGGCAGGACGTCATCCGTACGAGGATGTACGTCATCGATGTAGAGGACTGGGAGGGGCTGGGCCGTGCTCATGGCGAGTTCTTCCGCGACACCTATCCAGCGGCCACGATGGTTGTCGTGAAGGGCCTTCTCGACCCGCGTTGGCGGGTGGAAATCGAGGCAGAAGCTGAACTGAACCCCGAAGATTAGTCCATAACTCGAGCACTTTCAGAGAATTATGCAGATTTTACGCCGGAAGTTCACCGTTTGACACAATTTTCAAGAAATTGTTCATTCAATTGACAACTCGAGCGTGTTATACTCCCCGAATAACGGTGGACGGTCGTCTTTTTCTGAACAGAAAAATGACGTCGATTGCCTCGGCGAGCGGGCGAAATGTGAATGCGGTGCTGCGGTTAACAGTTTGTGATCCTGGCGTGGAGCGTCGATGAGCAACCTCCCTCGGATCCTCATCATCGATGAAGACGAGAGCGATCGCGATCTCGCGTCGGTGGTGTTGACCGGGGAGTTCGGCAGTCTGGAAATCGAATCAGTCGGCACGGCAGCCGAGTTTTCGGGTGCATTGGCTGCGGGCCGGTTCGGGATCGTGATCACCGAAGCCGCCTTTTCTTGGAGCACCGGCGTCGAGCTGATCCAGCTGGTGAGGGACGTCCGCCCGGATTGTCCGGTGATTCTGTTTACCGCAGAAGTCGACGAAGAGCTGTGGAGCGAGTCCC encodes the following:
- a CDS encoding glycosyltransferase, whose product is MEDSEKKLDQRQPKPAVSLVIPVHDGAGFVADSVNEACRYLNRTCPEFELVVVDDGSTDGTASVIEPLVSDRVHLVTLPENLGKLGAVKAGMAIATGSCKVFTDADLPYDLEAVPYISDLIDRRAYDVVVGDRTLPESTSLSDSRVARKLSSRVFSHCVRLLVTGGLFDSQCGLKGFRGPVADALFPLVTDDSFSGDVELLYIALKHNLSIRRIPVRLQRSSPSSVSLRFDSLPMLFRILRLRHNWNAGRYKSPELSRIASQAYWDSPQPGNTRVES
- a CDS encoding RidA family protein; amino-acid sequence: MSTDEKSATEGRYRSASPYENLVGFSRAVRRGNRIVVSGTAPLDSEGETIVGDAYVQATRCLEIIMEAIEALGGTRQDVIRTRMYVIDVEDWEGLGRAHGEFFRDTYPAATMVVVKGLLDPRWRVEIEAEAELNPED